The Arvicola amphibius chromosome 5, mArvAmp1.2, whole genome shotgun sequence genome contains the following window.
ACTTAAATACAGTGATTAGAGCGTTCTTCCTCTATCGAAGTAAAGTTTTTCCACTAAGCAAACGATTAATGCAGTGAAGAACCATAAATATTATGGCACAGAATTTTAACTAGCttgctgccacccccaccccgcatGGCTGGTGTCTACAGGGTCTGGGTAGGGTTTTTCCAGGTTGAGTCTCCCTCAGCCACTCTACCTACTTTGAAGGAAAAGCCAGCCCATTCAAATGCTAACCCCGGCTTAACCGGGTAAGACAAAGGGCCAGTTAGGAAGCTAGGGAGCTGGGAATGTTTGAGAACCTGCTAGAAAAGCccctggaaaaggaaagaaagtagctGAACCCCACTGACTGGAATCTCTATTTCACAGAAAGTAGTCTTGAAATGTGTGTTAAGCAAAACCTTTCCTtgtgtgggtggtgggtgggtgctTTCCCAAGTGTGCTATACTCCTGTATGCCCCCTGGGCTTTTTCTCATGAAGTCAGAGTAGGAAGGGGGAAGGGTTGTGCTGCTGGGTAGCCGACTGGGGTGCAAATGCAACTGCTCTGACAGGTAGAGCTTGGAGATtattgagagacagaaaaatgtgCCTTCCTGTTTGGGTGCCCCGTGTGTGAGCCTGGCATACTGCTAggcttctttgttgctgttttttattattattattattattttgttttgtttttgagacagggtttctctgtttaactgccctggctatcctggaactggagaccaggctggtcttgaaccagAGTTCCACTCGCctcacacacccctccccctcctagtgctgggattaaaggaatgcgccaCCAAACCTGACTCTGGGCTTCTTTTTAAAGGAGCAGCGTGGGTGAGGTGGGGGCTATAGGGACTGAAGACcccttaaaattttattcatccaGCAACAAGGCAGCATTCTAATTTAGCTAATAAAGAGCCAACTCTGACGGAAACACTTCTCCCCGTTGGAGAAGACACGCTGAAAAGCGTGGCATCTCCACCTGTTAACTAGAAACCTGTTGCTTGGTAAACTCGCGCTACCAATACATCCCCAGATAAAATGGCACCTAACGTCAAGAAAACGTCACGATCATCGTATTATCCTGTCGAGAATTTTAACTTCAGAAAGATGAATTTCACGCTTTCAACCCAAAAGACCCCACTTCCTTTTCGCAGGCTACCCGCATGTCCTTTACCCACTGCTAATAAACCGATTCCCTGTGTAGATCAAAGACGCAATTAGCCGCAGCGCGCACAGCCCACCCTCATTTAAGTTCTGGGGACTGCGACGCCATCCAAAGAAAAGAGGGTAGGTTCTGGAAGGAGACTACGTAATACATTCCTTCTCACACTGCTCTCTAAGGAGCGCAGGAGCCCAGCCGCCTTTGATTTCAAGCCTTAAAAAGCATTCCTTAACCAGATTTTCCAAATCATTCCATCAAAGTAACTCAAGCCGCCGCCGCATGACCAGACACTCgcactttgggggggggggggatatttcCAAATGGGTGAAATTTAGTAAGTGCGTTTTACTTTTTATCAGCCTTTCCCGCGAAGGTTGGCGAGGAAACATTCCTACGTGTGTTACGTGCTTTCGGCAGTTTAGGGACTATCACTGACTATCACTGGCCATCTCCCCTCGGGTTACGGATTCCAAATACAGCTCCACCCGAGCTGAAGACGGCCGGTATTGCGTAGCACAGCATCCCTGTCCTCTCTTGGTTCTAAGCGCAGGATCCGACATCTTGGGAAGTGGCACGATCTTTGGGAACGCCTTGGAAGGTGTCCAAGTGCTATCCACCACCCCCTTACTCAGCCTATGCCTTGATCCTCTTTATCTTTCTGCCCAAGACCAGTTGATACCGCTCTCAttccttcttccctgcctctAGGACCTAGGCGCACAGTGTTGGACCTCTCCAGACAAGTCTGATCCGCCAAACCGGCTGCGCCAAAAGGTTAGCTATACCCCGAAGTGATCCTGTCCGTGCTGCCAACGCGGCTCGCCCAAAAGGGCACCCCTAAAGGCCCTTGTACCTACACTGTGTACCTCCAAGCACCATTCACTAGTGAAAGATGCCTATCTGTACCGGAAGGTTGGCTCTGGGGCGCACAGGAGAGGTGCGCGCGCTCCTTTTCACGATCTCTGGGTCTCCACAAACCTCCAGAAGTGAGCGGTGTTGGCCAAGACTGCTTGCACGGCGTGAGAGGCACTGGCTCCAGGGTCCCGCAGCCACGAAATTGGCCATTCCGGGACCCGATTTCCAGGCCCCGCGCAGGCTGAGCGCACGTGCGactttgctttggagcctgtaggCTCCAGAGTTTAATCCAATTCCTGCGCAGTTACTTTCCGCGCATTGCAACAGTGTAGCTACGGCGCAGCAGCTCTCGGATCGCCCAAGTTGTCGCGCGCACCTCCGTAGATCCCAGTGGGCTCTAGCCCAAGCCAACTCCAGTGCTGCAGGCTAACCTTtctaggagggaggaaaaaaaatcgtAGAAAACAAGTGACTTACCTTTGCTGTTTAGGTATGCGTTTCCAAACTTGGGGCGCTCTCAGAATTCAGTGTCGCACACCGGGTGCCAGCTCGGGGACCTCAGGTTGTCTCCAGCGAGGCATCAGGAAAACCTCGCCGTCCAACAAACCTTTGGCCTCCCAAGCGCCCCTGGGTGCCCTGGAAAAAATTGGGgatccctctctcctttcccagggTGCGGTTTAGGCTGATTAGTGGACACCGCTCCCTTCCCACCTTGCTCCCCAcctgtccccttcctccccacctaaCTGTCTCAGGGTCCCCAGTTTGGTCAGGTCAACTAACCTTTATCCATGAAAACAAGGAGAATCTGGACGGAGTCACCCATTAGTGACGCCGGATGGGGATGGGCCCCTTTCTGCGAGGGGACTCCGGGGACTGGTCGCGGCGGCGGGCGGGCTTCCTGGTCTTGCAGCGGCGGGGCTGCCTGGCCTCCTCCTCCTTGCGTTCCTCTGACTCCTCGGGGTCCCGAGGATCCTCGTCTAAGGGCTCGCGCTGGGGCTCCTCCCCCTCGCTTGCGCTCTCGGGCTCCTGAGTGGTGGGCTGCGAACGACTCTGGGAGGCGTCGGCGCTCTGCAACTTCAGAGCCTGCAGACGCTGGGTGAGAGACTGGTTGAAGGTGGCACCCCGGGGGCCGCGTTCGTCCTCGGGCTCGGTCTCAGGCTCAGTTGTGGGGGCGGTATCAGATTCGCTCTCTAATTCGGACTCGGACTCGATATCAGACTCGGACTCGGTTTCCGACTCGGTCTCGGTCTCCGTCTCGGTCTCCGTCTCGGTCTCGGTCTCCGTCTCGGTCTCTGACTCGGACTCGGTCTCCGTCTCCGAATCGGTCTCCGAATCGGTCTCGTAGTCAGTGTCTGGGTACTCCAGGCACTCAGGGCGGGCTAGCGCAGGCGCTGGCTCCTCGTGCTCGTGGTCAGACTCGGATTCGGGGGACTCGGGGAGTACCTGCGCAgcagcggcggcagcggcggaGCGATGGTGGGCGTTAAGGAAGCTCCGACGCTGGGCAGCACGCTGCTGGGCACGGGCGTTGGAAGTGGCTAGGGCGCGGAGGAGAGCGATGGAGCAGGAGAGCCAGAGGAGCGCGGTGGCGGCCCGGCGGCCGATGGGCGGGCACAGGTCGTTGTAATTATGGCGAGCTCGGCGCCACTGCTGAGCCCGGGACCTGCGATCCATTCTCCTAGGTGCTCAGTGGGAAGCCGACTCACCCTCTGGCTCTGCAGAGAGTGGCCCCACTGCGCAAGAACAGCTGGAGCCGAAAAGGATGAACCTTATGAGGTGAGAAGCTGGGTCCGGAGACCCCAGTCTCACCtcggggagaaaagaagagatgcACCTACCTTCCCGATCACTACGAACTTTCAACAGCTCCGCGCCTCAGCTTGCGTCTGTAAGTAAAAGAAAGGGATAGGTAAAGGACAGAGAAGGGTTGTCTCCTCGGGCTCCTCTCGCTAAGTCTCAGACACTAAGTCTAAGACTCCGAGAGGTGCCTCCACCGGTCCTCTCATCTGGGAGAGGATAGAGGAGACTGAGGCGAGATGGGGCGGTGTGGCCCTATAAAGTTGCGCGGACTTCTGCCGGGCATGTGCAGTAGGGAGGTGGGGGTGCCTCCCCGCTAGATGCGCGGTGGCGTATAGCCTGTGGCGCAGACCCTAGTGGGCCGGCAGGTGGCAGGCGGGAACCTTGTTTGAGAGGATTTGGCCAAAGCATCGACGTTTGGGTGTGGGGGGGCGGATGCTAGCCAGTTCTAATGAGCGAAGCGAGCAAGATAGCTACAGGTTAACAATCTCGAAGCTGAGTGTAGATTTCTTGTGGAATTTATCCCACTCCTCAACTTCTCCTTGGACAACTGAAAACCAGAACGCAAAATTGCCTACATTCTCTAGAATGAGGGTTCGTACATGAGTTTTAATGACCCAACACCAGGTATTCTCCAAGGGCTTGATGGTTTGAGGGATCGGAACCTCAAGTAGCCGTTAATCACGACAAAGGTGGCTCATTTTGTCGGGGCTGTTACAATAACTGTAATTAGAACAGCTTCCTAAAAGTAGTCACCCCGTCGACAAACAAGCTGTCGCTCAAGAAAGACCCCCGCAGCTGTAGAGGTGGGAGTTTGCAGGGCGATGGCTAGCTGATGGTGAACTCTGCTTCACTGAGGTGTGCTGGAAGACCGTAGGAAGCCGACAGCGACCAGGAGAAGGCCCTACAGCCGTTACTCTTGGGCGGGTTTTTAGGGTAGTTACTGAGCGCAAACTGATAGATTTCAGCTGAGAGGGTTCAGCCACCGCCGCACTTGAGTTCCGGCACAGGCGGGGCTCTGTTCTAGGTGCTGAATACAGCGGCGAACCCCAGCGGGTCTTGGATTAGAGGAAGGGTGTTGAGGGGGTTAATGTACATTAACCAGAGCTTCAACTCATTCTTTCAGCATCGCACTTCATCCAACTCAGATCTTACATGGGAAAAGCAGGTGCATCAACCAGAACATCATGGCTAGGGGGCGGCCAGAGACCACTAGATCGTGGTATTGGACTCCACAGGCTAAGAAATTGGAGGTCCTCAGCCCGGGAAAACCTCATGAATTAGGTAAGTCCCGGAGGGGACGGATCTCAGATCCCTGTGGTGGGAAGTGGTAAGTTTTCAGGTTCCACCTGTGTGTGACCGctgcagctggggtgggggtggggggttcgtTTATCTTGCCTTGCTGTTAGTTAAATAtggaggggtttttttgtttggtttttgttttgttttgttttgtttggccaTAGAGACAAACAGAGCTGTGTTCCTGGAATGCATAAAGTCCCGGGAGGGTGGTTTTACATGGGACACATGTCACAGgttgggcttttgttgttgttgttgttgttgttgtttgtttgtttgtttgttttttagtccATGTGAAGAAATTCGAAGAAGAGGTTCTGCTGCCTCTCCAAACTCTGCTCCCCCAGGATTCCTTCCTGGAGGTGGAATTGTCAGTCATGTCCTAAGCCAGTGCTATCCATAGGTCACTAACCCTCACACCCTCAGCACCAGACTGCATTAAAGCTTCCAGATGCTCTAATTAAGGGCTGAGTAAGAGCTCAGCCACTGCTGGATGGGTTGAGGATTTTGTTTCTGTCCTTTGGCTGTGTCTGTACTGCATCTTGTGGTCCAGGAGTTGGTATGTTGTGAGCCCTGAAGTGCTAAATGCTCTGGTAGAGAGGGTGGTTTAGCAAAGCTTGGAAACAGCTCATGGCTGTTTCAGCTGTGCCTGCTGACTCTAGGGCACTGCCTGGGATACCCTGCTCGGGGCTGCTGAATTTTGAGACCTAAGATCCCCTTTCCTGCCTGGTGGGGGATGTCTGAGGGATCTGACCACTCTCACATGCCTACCCCAGTTTTTCAATTAGCACAGCTCTGCCAGCGAGCCTTTGGTGCACAGAGACATTGGTCAAGCTGATTTTAAGGCACATTGAGGGAGCGCTCcaggctgtgtgggtgctggtaaaTGCCCTTTTGATGGGAACTGATGGCAGCTGTCAGCAGTGAGGCGGGTTATATGGGTTATGGTTCTTTAACATATGGAGGGAAGTGCCTCATTTTTCAGATGGAGTGCTTTATGCCTGTAACAGAGATGGCAGCCCAAAGCCAATTCACTAATACCAATACACTGAGATTGCCTGCATTATTAAAAAATATGCATTACATAATACATATTTTTGGACTAGGATTCTGCATTAGCAATGCTCTTTCTTTGCAAAATGCATTTTAATCAGTCAATGGACATTTAACAAAACACTGCATTTTCAAGCCCTGGTTTTAGGTATAGTTACAAATTCATTTCAGCATGTGTTCAGCACCGATTCCAGGAGGAACAGGGGCTGCGCTGAAGACAGTTCCATCTTGCACTTAGTGCTGAGGTCGAGCAAATGGATCTGCACAGAAAAtgctctttaaaatgtattatgtgtatgactttaaaaagtgcttgctgcagagTGAATTTCAAAAGGGACCAAGTGGGTGATGAACGTCCTCGGTTGTTATCAGGCTAAGAACAAGGGCTTTGTCTGTGTCTGCTGGTAAATAAAGTGTGTTCATGTGTTAACCTGCATGCTCTGCCAGAGGCAGGCTCCTAAACCAGCTGTACAAGAAAGCAGTTTCCAGCTCATTAGAGTATCATACAGTGAGGTTTTATTTAGATGTGTGGTAAAGGGGATTGTCCTTTGGAAGAGGCTTTAGAGTCCCTTTCCATAGCTCCAGAGGGTGGTGTTTATAGAAGGCTGCAGCCCGAGGAGGAATATTCTAGCAATCAGGGCTCTGAAGTGGAATGCGCTCCACAAAGGACAGAGGACCACGTTTTGGAGATGTTTCCATGGTGCGCGGCAGCAGCCTTCTTTAGATGTTGTCCTCTCccgggggtgggagtggggtgggggaggctgtAGGAGAGGGATTGGGGGTCTCAAACCTtccattttgcttctgtttcagaAGACCTTGAAGATGCCTGCTGCTTGGTGACAGAAAGGAGTGTTTGAATGGCAGCCATGAGACAGTCCAGGTAAGCACAAATGGCCCCTGTGGCCTGTCTTGGAGCTCCTCTATGCTGGCAGGCCTCTGAGGCTCTTTGTTCTACACCTCTCCCTTTCTGGAGCAAAGACATTAGTCGGGTCCATCTATTAATTACATTGGCCTTCTTTGCCTCCCCTCCTGGAGCTGTCTCggaaattacaaatgaaattgGCTATTTAGCAATCACAAATTGAGTCACTTCTATGACCAAGACACTATTCCTGGCATTGTGGGGAGATCGAAGTAGATGAGGATGAACAATTCCTGCCATCCAGCAAAATGCAGATCACTATGAGATGCCCCCCGCTATTAACAGACTACCAGTGGGCTCAGAGTAAGAAATTCTACCCTGGTGGGTGAGCAGGGCAGGGAGCCTGAGAGCCAGACTTGGGGTCACAGGCAGAGTTCTTCCAGCTTCTGGGGCCAGGGCTGACTGCTGGTCTCCATTTGTCTTTCAAGACCTAGTCcaaccaagatttttttttccctcaaactcATAGGAAGATTGCTTCCATTCTACCTGTTCCCATGTGCAAGGCAATGTGCTTGTTGCTCTGGGCAACAGGTGAGTCATGTGAGTCTGTAAAGGCTTGCAGGCTATTGTCAGAGGTCCTACAGGCACCAGCACATTCTCCAAGATGAGACTTAAGATGGAGTCTGGGTTCTGCTCTGCCTGGCAAGTGGGTCTGGTCTCTCTTGAGCATGTTTTGGACAGTCGCTGGAAAGGACTATTTTGGGAGATGGAGGGCTTTTCAGACTCTCCTTTGGAGAGAGATGAATTGAGGGACTTTGAAGTGCGCCCCACCCCTCACTGTGGCAATCAGTCAGGAAGGCTCAAACCCACTGGGAATTTGGCACAGggcccctccctcctgtcctccaagGGGACTTAGACACAATGCGGGAACATTGGGTTCCTCTCTCCGGGGTGCTATTTTGCTGTTACTCAAGCTCTCTGATCTCCACTGGCTCTCACCAGGAGAAATCATGAAAAATCCAAGCTCCTGATGTCAGGAGTGGGCTTTACCCACATCCCAGCGTAGAGTTATAGTTAGCTCGCCTACACTTCTGGCTGAAACATCAGTGTAAGAAATCACTAGCTCAGAGACCTCTGGTTTTGAATGTCTTCTGCCCCAACTTCTGCCTGGAACTGGTGTCTTGGGGTGGAAATATTGCTGGTTGCTAGGGATCTGGTTGTCCAGAAGGCCCTTGGCCCCCAGCCATCCCTTTGTCCGACTTTCCTGAGTATCTcggtgccccacccccaccccaacgtCAACCACCAGCACAGAGAGCCTCAGCGTGGTTTTCATCTTGCCTGGGGTTCTAACTCAGTTCTCAGACctgggggaagagggaagctaGGGAGCAAGGGAGAAGCCTCCAGTCCAGAGGGGAGAAAGCCCTTGGTGGTATCATGGTTCAGGCTCATGCTCATAGGATCCCTTCAGTGTGAGCTCTTCCATCTATGATTAGACCAGTCTCACTTGTCTAGTCCTGAGGCTGGAGTGGGCGGGGACTCTGGAGTGGGCGGGGCTCTTCCTGTGTACCGAGCGAAGTAGAGAAGTGAGGCAGTTTTCTCAGGCAAATGAGACTGCGCTGTCACCAGCCTGTCCTGGTGACTGGACAAGACGGGCCTCGTGCACAGGGATTACCCTGAGTTAGAGAGGATTCCGCGgtgaatattatttattaaaaaataatgtttatttattaaattaattatttatttattaaaataatatttatttattaaaaaataatatttttcacttggttttgtttttcaaaagcagTCTAGTAGACATCCTATCCTGCCCTGTGCCCCCAAGGGTTCTGCACAGGCAAGCTTGTAGGTGTGCGATCTATGCCAGGCTCCCTTTAACCTGCCTTTGTCCTTCCAATGGCCACCTTTCTCTGTGCAACACACTGAGATGTTGCACCGGGTCACTAATGTACAATGTTAAGGTGACGTGATTCCTAGTGGGACCCATGAGGACTTGGCATGGCATACAATGAAGCCTTCCTTACAGGAGTACAATGTAGATCTTTGGTCCAGAAATGAAGACAGTGGTCCCAGCCTTCACTGCTGTGGTGAAAAACCTTTATTAATTGTAGGCCTCTCCTCGTGTTGGCCATGGCTTCCCTCCTGGCCCATCTATCGTCTGTGACGGAAGGAGGAAAAGCCAGAAGGCCTGGGTGGGTGCTGGCCACTGTCCCATGGGAAGGCTCATGGTGCTACTGGTTGTCCACCTGACAGAGGGGTGACAGAGCAGGCAGGAGACCGGCCTGCACAGCCTCCCTCCTGCACACTGGATGCATAATTAGAGAACAATGTGGGTTTAACTAGCTGCCTTGGCCTGCTTTTGACTGTCAGAGCTCCGGGAACGACGAGCTCGAGATGGACCTTGGGAGACTGGAAATTAAGAAAGACTGCTTTTCCCCAGGGTCAGGAAGTCTCCATCTTGTCCCTTTGAAATGTTCTGATCTCTCTgttatgaaaaagagaaagacagcctTGCTGTCTGTGCCGGGGCTAAGAGGCTTTGAAGGACGTTTTCAGCCCTTTGAGTGTTGATGCATCGTGTGGTCTGCACTTTTTTATTGTGATCTGTTTTATTCCTATTGAGTTTGTTAAATTGTATGTCTTCCTGATGCTTCCCTCAGTTGGTTTATAGCCAGGCAATCGTTGTTTTATGCTGAGTTTTAAGACCTGCCAGAGCCTGTGCCTTCCTCCCAGATACTGATTCTTAGCTCTCTGATAGTTTTGCCCATTTATTTTCctatacaaatttaaaaaccatttttatcAAGTTCTATAATAACCTTGGTAATGTTTTGCCTGGAACTGCATAAAGTCTATAAATTAAATGAGGAAGCACTGTGGTCTCTGCTGCATTAAGTCTTAAGCCTGGAGTCTAGTCTCTTCATTTATTCAAATCTTTCCCACATTaagggcttttattttctttatacaatttgaatgtaaaatgtggTATTTGATCCTTGAAGAGGTAGCATAGGTAGGTTTCTCAGGCGTTTGATGCGTTGTTGTTTTGTGAACGGGCTGGCTGTTTTTCATTAGGTTTCTGGGCTGTTGATAACATGTTCATGGGATGGTGTTGATTTCTGTACAGTTTCCTCAGATTCTGCTACTTCCAGAATGGACTGATTGAGGCCCCCAGTGGCTCCCCAGTGCATGCTCAGCTGACTTCtggaggggagggtggagggcTCAGCTCCACAGCTTGCCCAGCGCTGGTCTGAGGGGTGAGGACTCTCCCTTGAGCTCTCACCACTCCAGCTGGGTTGGGGAAGGTGCTCACCTGACTGGGGCCACACAAACCTCCCAccttttgggattttgtttttttgtttttcctttttagaagGACAGGAAATGATAATTAGAAGTTTGTATGGgagtgtttgttttgctttaagtttttaaatattttaaaataagtaggaaatgttttaaaaatcaaactgaattttACCGCTTCCCCAGTAATTTAAAATCGAGCTGGTGTTAGGGCATGAAAAGAACCTTACCAGATGTAGGAATTAATGGAATTCCTGTGTCACATCTGCTGATGGTGTCAAACTGCTAATTAGCAGGTGAAACTATAGACATTCACAGTCTCAGGAGACCAAACAGCACACTTCTGGGTGATAGACAGGTGGGGGaggacaaaagaagaaattaagaaactcCTAGAAGCGAGTggataaaaacacaacaaacccAATCACTGGCACCAATGATGCAGTTTTAAGAAAGAGTTTACAGCTCAGTACCTCCTTAAGGaacagcaaggtggctcagtctgacttcagttccagaacccatgtggccaagttgtcctctgacctctgtacatataggtagataggtagatagataggtggatggatggatggatggatggatggatggatggatggatggatggatgtttaAAAAGGATCCTCGAAATTCTGAATGAATAGCTCTGTGATGCATGTCAGGGCCTTAGGCAAACATGAACAGCTAATAACCAGAATGAGAAACAGTTACGTTggggcagaaaaacaaagagttaGTTTTTGAGTAAGATTGGCAAGTCTAACCAAACTGACcaaaagaaaggaatagaagaTCCAattaaagccgggtggtggtggcgcacgcctttaatcccagcactcgggaggcagaggcaggcggatctctgtgagttcgaggccagcctggtctacaagagctagttccaggacaggctctataaaaagctgcagagaaaccctgtctcgaaaaaccaaaaaaaaaaaaaagaagaagaagatccAATTAATAAATTTAGATATGACGGTGTAGACAAGTAGAGCAGAAGCGAGGAGATCAGCAAACCACGTGTGCGCGGCTTAAACACATATATTCCACCCATCTGGAAAATCTAAAGTAATTgattttgaatttcctttttGAATTCAAAAAGAAATCTTGATTTCTAGTGCATGTGACTAACCACTATTAAACCCAAATGAGATAAATGTTTTAAGCAAATCTATAGTGAGTAGTGATGCTGGTGTGTAATAAAAGGTCACATGACTAAAAAAGTCTAGGCTCAGATGTGTTCACTGAGGAATTTTACCAGGCCTTCTCAGAGGACCCAAGATCAGCACTTCTCAAATTCCTCCATAGAACAGGAAGGGAGAAACATTGCAAACGCTTTAAGAAACCAGTATTATTGAGATGCCAAAGctagaaacacacatgcaaattatAGACCAATTTTACATGGTTGTAAAAATGCCCCAAAGATATTTGCAAGGACtcgtgggatggctcagtggatataAGCTTGTTGCCCAGCCTGGGGACatacccatccacccacctacatATTGAAAGGAAAGAGCTGAATTCATCCTTGTGTGGTCCTTCCTCCATTAGTCATGGCACAGGCACACCCCATACACATAAGgcacaaataaattttttaaaatttccaaccAGATTCAAGAAAAGATCAAAAGGATACCTCATCACAATGGCAATAGGTTTCATTCTAGGGAAGCAAGGCTAActcaacacacagagatctataaATGTGACATGTCATGTAAACAGACTCATGAGATCATTTGAAACGATGCAGAAAagatttgtatttcctttaaaatCTAATACAACATAGGGGtgccccctgcttctgcctttttttGGTATGGTATGTAAACTCTTAATTA
Protein-coding sequences here:
- the LOC119814944 gene encoding neuroendocrine secretory protein 55 isoform X1 codes for the protein MDRRSRAQQWRRARHNYNDLCPPIGRRAATALLWLSCSIALLRALATSNARAQQRAAQRRSFLNAHHRSAAAAAAAQVLPESPESESDHEHEEPAPALARPECLEYPDTDYETETESETESESDIESESELESESDTAPTTEPETEPEDERGPRGATFNQSLTQRLQALKLQSADASQSRSQPTTQEPESASEGEEPQREPLDEDPRDPEESEERKEEEARQPRRCKTRKPARRRDQSPESPRRKGPIPIRRH
- the LOC119814944 gene encoding neuroendocrine secretory protein 55 isoform X2; this encodes MDRRSRAQQWRRARHNYNDLCPPIGRRAATALLWLSCSIALLRALATSNARAQQRAAQRRSFLNAHHRSAAAAAAAQVLPESPESESDHEHEEPAPALARPECLEYPDTDYETDSETESDIESESELESESDTAPTTEPETEPEDERGPRGATFNQSLTQRLQALKLQSADASQSRSQPTTQEPESASEGEEPQREPLDEDPRDPEESEERKEEEARQPRRCKTRKPARRRDQSPESPRRKGPIPIRRH